Proteins encoded by one window of Nicotiana tabacum cultivar K326 chromosome 10, ASM71507v2, whole genome shotgun sequence:
- the LOC107829219 gene encoding uncharacterized protein LOC107829219 — translation MGCKKGGFLAPEEKGVDATLSDALLFTTMCIIGLPVDVYVKDGSVYSGIFHTACVDDDYAIVLKRAKMSKRGNRKANIARGNFIETLVILSEDLVQVVAKGVTLSADSIPGHFDGDSLGTISSNITCPECPKKDIRATKSNESTVDAAKASKERLVRDVLINKQSDCRESHESLRERTILEVQSSSSNLDVSVTQSTAIKNVDFKANSELSSNGITCGSPPLSSVRLDDRNNERHSHEQQTLGKTPCLGPASSGAPITSVSRVSSSSAPADLAPPRSSIHNANTKESKLNPGAKIFSPSALHHRTVTPSVMPTMAYMPDSCPVVPVATAEPEVEITPFASHPSVPVKFVPYNNLAAGNGGLDVQYAQQTIGYMGSRNQQARYAGQYHQIQAATGYVHPNSQNVMFGRLGPLVYMHPVSHDIVQSAVGFSQVSTRPLLIPHPVHPPKHQGSTATQALQLYMAPPVITGLQQPFTMPSIPITQASFPVIRPMQIPGSNGFLPNKFA, via the exons ATGGGTTGCAAAAAAGGAGGATTTTTGGCGCCGGAAGAGAAAGGCGTAGATGCTACATTGAGCGATGCTTTATTATTCACAACTATGTGTATTATTGGCCTCCCAGTTGATGTTTATGTCAAAGATGGTTCTGTTTATTCGGGTATTTTTCACACTGCCTGTGTAGATGATGACTATG CTATTGTTTTGAAGAGAGCAAAGATGAGTAAGAGGGGTAATCGAAAGGCAAATATTGCACGTGGAAATTTCATAGAGACACTTGTAATTCTGTCTGAAGATCTTGTTCAAGTTGTCGCAAAG GGGGTTACGCTATCTGCTGATAGTATTCCAGGACATTTCGATGGGGATAGTTTAGGAACCATTTCTAGCAATATCACTTGCCCTGAATGTCCAAAGAAGGATATAAGAGCAACAAAGTCAAATGAGTCTACCGTGGATGCAGCGAAAGCTAGTAAAGAAAG ACTTGTGCGTGATGTCTTAATCAATAAGCAAAGCGATTGCAGGGAAAGCCATGAGTCTCTAAGGGAGAGAACT ATCCTTGAAGTTCAAAGCTCAAGCTCAAATC TGGATGTTTCTGTAACTCAATCAACTGCCATTAAGAATGTTGACTTCAAAGCAAACTCGGAGTTGTCATCAAATGGCATAACTTGTGGTAGTCCTCCTCTTTCCTCAGTCAGACTTGATGATCGGAATAATGAAAGGCACAGCCATGAGCAGCAGACTCTAGGCAAGACTCCTTGTTTGGGCCCTGCTTCCTCTGGTGCTCCAATTACCTCAGTCTCACGCGTCAGTTCATCATCAGCTCCAGCTGATTTGGCGCCTCCACGAAGTTCAATTCATAATGCTAATACGAAG GAGTCTAAGCTCAACCCTGGGGCAAAGATATTTTCTCCATCGGCTTTGCATCATAGAACTGTTACTCCTTCTGTGATGCCAACAATGGCGTACATGCCAGATTCCTGTCCTGTAGTACCGGTGGCTACAGCTGAGCCTGAAGTTGAAATCACCCCTTTTGCTTCTCACCCATCTGTGCCAGTTAAGTTTGTTCCTTATAATAATTTGGCAGCTGGAAATGGTGGCTTGGACGTACAATATGCTCAACAG ACTATTGGATACATGGGAAGCAGGAATCAGCAGGCTAGGTATGCCGGTCAGTATCATCAGATTCAGGCTGCAACCGGTTATGTGCatccaaattctcaaaat GTTATGTTTGGACGGTTGGGACCACTTGTTTATATGCATCCCGTTTCTCAT gatattGTTCAGAGTGCAGTGGGGTTCTCTCAAGTATCCACACGTCCTCTATTAATTCCACATCCGGTCCATCCTCCTAAGCATCAAG GAAGTACAGCAACGCAAGCATTGCAGTTATATATGGCTCCCCCAGTTATAACAGGGTTACAACAACCATTCACTATGCCAAGCATTCCTATTACACAGGCGTCTTTTCCTGTTATACGGCCTATGCAAATCCCAGGATCTAATGGATTTTTGCCTAACAAGTTTGCATGA
- the LOC107829220 gene encoding protein METABOLIC NETWORK MODULATOR 1-like produces MSQAVQGNSSTVPIALPLKRRRGRPRKDPSLKRVGQPQVPPRFELVQEIQPQQANRNDGMIGQAVTGVVEAAFDAGYLLSVRIGDSNTNYRGVVFKPGHYVPVTAANDVAPHVQMIRRNEARPPAENQLQVYGQRAEWNGSLNLGSRSSKTKQVVVHPSVPPVGARGTVVPVVLQPVNLTNGLSSSQNHGPQASNMESAREREVQMVAPLAMLPPDASVTCSQVPPIPTHETLPSQTQVSDKVAICARQKGDGAHSKGAEGVQREEVKPIVSTNINIPVEVTKGSQGSAPPAKTDTRVDKASHEAEQSHVLPGRDIRDMNQVPSAEPTEPVNPPLRTQAISVSKPLMNYGTGRMTELLQAVQENLMENQLLRAGESGIAVTTIPKTDSSKEETSVQ; encoded by the exons ATGAGCCAAGCTGTTCAAGGGAACAGCTCCACCGTGCCTATTGCCCTTCCTTTGAAGCGAAGAAGGGGTCGTCCTCGTAAGGATCCTAGCCTAAAGCGTGTAGGTCAACCTCAAGTTCCTCCACGTTTTGAGCTAGTGCAAGAGATCCAACCACAGCAAGCAAATAGAAATGATGGGATGATAGGTCAGGCTGTTACAGGTGTGGTTGAGGCTGCATTTGATGCTGGTTATTTGCTCAGTGTTAGAATTGGCGACTCCAATACGAACTACAGGGGTGTTGTTTTTAAGCCAGGTCATTATGTTCCTGTCACAGCAGCAAATGATGTAGCCCCACATGTTCAGATGATTAGAAGAAACGAGGCCCGTCCTCCCGCTGAAAACCAACTCCAAGTGTATGGACAAAGGGCTGAATGGAATGGATCGCTTAATCTTGGATCTAGGTCCTCGAAAACCAAACAGGTAGTGGTACATCCTTCAGTCCCTCCAGTGGGTGCCAGAGGCACAGTAGTTCCTGTTGTGCTACAACCTGTCAATTTAACAAATGGATTATCATCTAGTCAAAATCATGGACCCCAAGCTTCTAATATGGAGTCTGCAAGAGAAAGAGAGGTCCAGATGGTTGCGCCATTAGCTATGCTGCCGCCTGACGCATCAGTAACCTGTAGTCAGGTACCACCGATACCAACTCATGAAACACTTCCTTCACAAACTCAAGTCAGCGACAAAGTGGCAATATGTGCTAGGCAGAAAGGGGATGGCGCTCATAGCAAGGGAGCAGAAGGTGTGCAACGGGAAGAGGTGAAACCAATTGTATCAACCAACATTAATATACCTGTTGAAGTGACCAAGGGGTCTCAAGGATCTGCCCCGCCAGCAAAAACAGATACGAGAGTTGATAAGGCCTCTCATGAAGCAGAACAGTCGCATGTACTACCCGGACGAGATATTCGTGACATGAATCAGGTTCCGTCGGCAGAACCAACTGAACCTGTAAATCCCCCTCTTCGTACCCAGGCTATATCTGTTTCAAAGCCGTTGATGAATTATGGGACTGGCAGGATGACTGAACTTTTACAG GCTGTGCAGGAAAATCTGATGGAGAACCAGCTGCTTCGTGCTGGAGAATCTGGTATTGCTGTGACAACGATTCCAAAAACTGATAGCAGTAAAGAGGAGACTAGTGTTCAGTAG